AACCAAACACCAAAAGATTCAAACAAACAAGCAGAAAATCACAGGGGAAAGAAATTCAATTACCTCTCAAAGGCCTGAGTCAAAACCTTGTGCTTACAAATGGGGACCATTTCGAACTGTTTCGCCGGCAGCTTCTCCGACAAGGGACCGATGTGAAACCGAAGGAACCCTAATGCGGAATCGATTCCGGTGACAGGGACCCAAAAGAAGAGCTTCTTGGTTTGAATCCCGGTGACATTGGTGACGGACCCATATTCGATACGGCCCCTAATCTTCTTGTCGTAGAAGACAAGCCTGTTGAACTGAACGTAACAGGAGTGGTGCATGTGGATGTCGAATTCGCCGGACTCTGATATGGAATAGAACTTGACGGTGGAGGGGATGAGGCCCTTCGGGAAGCCGTACGGAGGGAGGAGGTCGTGGAAGTCGTCGAAGGGGGGGAGAGAGAGGTGGGTTTGGAAGAGGAGGGACAGAGAGAGGAGGAGGAGAGAGATTGAAGCCATGGAGGACGGGGTGGAAGCCATGGGTGAAGAGACTGAGCTTCTGTGGCAGTGacagaaagaaagaagagaggTAATTTGGAGAGAGTCCGGAGGGTAAAAGcggaagaaaattttgttttgttttgttttgttatgtttttttttctttatttattcaattatgatGGGGAAGATGGGAAGAAATGGGACAGGGAGAAACGAGACGGAGGTGAGGGTAGGGTTCGAG
The sequence above is drawn from the Vitis riparia cultivar Riparia Gloire de Montpellier isolate 1030 chromosome 6, EGFV_Vit.rip_1.0, whole genome shotgun sequence genome and encodes:
- the LOC117916660 gene encoding uncharacterized protein LOC117916660, with the translated sequence MASTPSSMASISLLLLSLSLLFQTHLSLPPFDDFHDLLPPYGFPKGLIPSTVKFYSISESGEFDIHMHHSCYVQFNRLVFYDKKIRGRIEYGSVTNVTGIQTKKLFFWVPVTGIDSALGFLRFHIGPLSEKLPAKQFEMVPICKHKVLTQAFER